TCACTTTCTATGAGCGTTGTACGAACCAGCCGATCTCGCTATTGCTTCCCCTCTCCCACACCTCACGATGTGAAACTTGCAGGTCGCTATCAATTCGCGATAGATACGCTCCTTGGGACTTTCACCTAAGATATATGACTGCCTGTCATACTATAAAAATGAGAGATCCTAATTCAAAATATCTCCCAACTCTTATAAAGTACTGCTACTACTTAACTCTTTGAAGAATTTGAGAGCCACGTTACAAAAGCAACAATAAACACTATCCCAAATGCGATAAAAGAATAAATAGTTCCAAATTTGAAAATAACTTCATTTATAACAAATAATAATATCCCAATAACTAACAATATTGTTGATTTGATTCTCTTATCCAAAACAGTATCCATCATTTCCGTAACTTCCAAACCAACCATCAGCGGCATCAATTCCCCATGCTACAAAATATCCAACTGATAGTGACGCAATGCCAGCTAATCCACTAATTGTGGCTACAATCTTTTTTCTCATACTTATTGAAACACTAAAATACTTTGCTATTGCACCTGCAATACTATTCACATTATTAGTAATCCATTTTTTTGCAGCTTGTCCCTTTACTGACCATATACCAAATAAGAGTAATGCTACATCAATCCCAGCTGCAATTGCATCTCTTGAATTCCACCAATTTCTACCAAAACTCAAGCCACCATCCAAGTACATCATTTCTTCTTGTTCTAATTCAACATAATTCATCGGTAGACCTAATTCCATAGTCATAGCCTCCTGTTTCTACCTTTACTCAGGTTTATCTGAGTGTCACCAATCTTAATGATTGGGCCAATACTAACCCCTAACCCCTTATATTAACCAACTCCTTTAATGCTAGTTTTTGAAGTTCAGCAAATTAAGAACCCATTCAAGATAGGTTTCTTCTTCATAAATGATGCGTGCTTCAATTGGCATTGATTTGAAGAGTTTTTTTCTGTGTCTTGTTTACTTGATAATTCTGTACTTTCGATTGACACCATGACTTTATATAATAGAGTATTCCCATCTGATGTTTCTTGTGAAAGTACTACAGATTCATTGGAGATAAGTTGTCCTGTTATTGTTCCATACTAATTACTGTTTTAACGATCATTGACTTGATAATTGCGATATCAGGATCATTTATAGTATCGATCTAACTATTCTTGTTAACTTGAAATATTTACGAATCAATCCCACCACGATTACCCATATTGGAAGAAGTAAAACCAAAACCCACAACTTCCCTGTAAAGGAAGCACTTAGAATAATTAACGAAACAAAAATACCTACAATAATAGAAAACAAAATCAGACTCAAAAATCCGAACCTCCATGAAATCAATTCATAATCTCTTGTACTGATTTCATATGCATATTTAGGGGACACACTAATATTCATATTCTTGTCTATTTTTACTTCCACAGTTTCATCACAAGGAATGTTGAAAATCTCGATTACAATGGGTGGCTGAAGATCTTCTTGAAGAATCCCACTCATGCAATCTAAAAATATTGACATCACCGATTTAAACCTATTATTAAAAATTGAGGTTTCTATAAGCAAGTTATTACCATGAATAGAATACTTATAGTTATCTGGCAAGTTAATTTTCATAATCTCCTCCTAAATCACAATTTGGTTATTTATTATATTATCAGTAACATAGTCTAAACCTAATGCAAAAATTCCTCCAACTGAAGTAAAACACCAAGCATTTCCTAATATTGCGTTTCCAACTTTACCTGACGCAACGTTAATTGTAACTCCCAATGCCCATTTTGCTGCTTTAGGAACTAAACCACTTAATTGAGGTAAATATTGCCTAATTAGGCAGATGCAGCTTGCTTTCCCATAAACTTTATTGGAGCAAGATACCAGCAAAAAGGCGTGGCAACCGCATCAATTATTGTCGATACCCACCCTCTAGAAAACGTTAATCCTTCATCCAAGTACATCATTTCTTCTTGATCTAATTCAACATAATTCATCGGTAGACCTAATTCCATAGTCATATCCTCCTGTTTCTACCTTTACTCAGGTTAACACAAGTCTTACCAATCTTAATGATTGACCCAATACTAACCCCTAACCCCCTATATTAACCACGTCCTTTAATATTAATTTCTATAGTTAAGTAAATTAAGAACCCATTCAAGATAGGTTTCTTATTCATAAACAACCCGTGCTTCTATTGGTATTGATTTAGTCAGTTTAACTGTTTCTTTCTTGCTCGTTAATTCTGTACTTTCGATTGACACCGTGACTTTGTAAAATAGAGCATTCCCATTTGATGTTTCTTGTGAAAGTGTTCCTGAATCAATGGAAACAAGTTGTCAAGTTATCGTTCCATACTTATTGCTGTTTATACCTGCAATCGCAGGATAGGTTAAATCACTCGTGATATCCTTGATATCAACTCGGACCGCCCTTACATTCATGTTTAACTTTTCTAGTCCCTCAACAAGTCCTTTTACACTTGTTTTATGTGCATCTGTTTTTATTGACTTCCCGTATCTTCATAATGGGCATTTTTCTTCTTATACGGTAATAACACAGTTGATATTACAGCTGCTGCGCAATCTGATGCATCATGTTGGTTTGTATTCTTATACTTTTTAAAACTCATATATCCCCTTGTCACATTTTAATGTTATTCAAAAATAATTAGTTGAATTCAAATAAGATAAACTCAATATATTTAATATCCATATGTTTAAATTCACGTTTATAACATGTCTTTATTAAATACCATCGATACCCTAAAATTGATATCAATATACTAATGATATATATTTTATATGGATATAATTCTACTTATTTTTATCATAGTTGAAAGATTTTACTAGATTTTGCCAAAATGAATAACGCCATATAAATAAGAATAACACATATATAATTGCATTAACTATTGGGTTCATTTCATAGAGTTGAATTTTTAGTACGGTATAAATAAGCTCTTTTTCAATCTATTTTGATCAATGAAGTATTGAAGGTTGTTCATGAAAATCACATGCTTATTACAATCCAAACATTTAGTCCTTTGTTTGTTTTTTTTTGTGGTGTTAGACCTTGTTTTAAAAGTATGAGTTCCTTCGTAGTGACAGCATATGAATTTTCCTTTATCATCTGTTGTTTTATCTATGATTTTCTCGCTTAATAGTGCTTGATAAATTCTACCAATTAGCTCTAGTTTAATCTTTTGACTCTTATTAAGCCATTGTTTTAATATCATTCATTGTGACCCACCTACAGGTTGTATAGGTACTAAAGTATCATAAGAATACGACAGTCCTCGTCATCAACTAAGATTAACTACACTCGACAAACCTCGTATGGAGTATCTATGTATGTCTTGGACATTCAATATGACAAAGAAGGAAACATTATTCCTAAAGTCTTAAAATTAAACCGCGAAGTTATTGAAGAAGAATCAAAGCATGATGGTTACGATTCTATTGTAACCAGTGAGATTGAAATGGAAACTCAAGAGATCATTGACGCATACCGAGGATTAGCGAAAATTGAGGATTCATTCAAAGTCTTGAAATTTGAATTTAAAGCGCGTCCAGTTTATCTTTCCAATAAAGAGCGAATTGCAAGTCATTTCCTAATCTGTGTTATCTCTTTAGTAATTATGCGCCTAATTGAAACTTTACTTGGAGATACATACTCGACGCAACGAATCGCAAACTCACTAAACAAATATCAAGCACATCCTTTTGAAGATAACATCTATTTGCTCAATTATTATGATGAAGTACTTGGGTGTTTATCGAAGATTTATACCATAGATTTAAATAAGAAATATCAAGAAAGAAACGAATTAAAAAATATTTTCAAAATCTAAAAAGTTGTCCCTAATATGGAACAACATTTTATTACAAATAAAGCATCAAGTATCTACTATTTAAAGGGATACTTGATGCTTTTATACTTTATTACTGTCAAACTAAAGATACCAAATTTTACTACGTCTACCAAGGTGAACAAGTTGTCTTGACACAGTTTTCACGCAACCATTTATTGTTCCTATAACGCGAAAAAAAGCAGGGTTACTGAATTGTATACCCTGCATTGCGAATTGCATTTTTTGCGGCATGAATCGCGTCATTGTCGCCACTTACTGATACTGTTTTGTTTTCTAAACTAATTTCGTAGTCAACACGTGTGTTATCAAGTTCTTCAGAAATGTGTTTCACACAATTTTGACACTTCATATCAGGCACAAACAATATATGTTTTTTCATATTTGATTACCTCCTATTTCATTTTAAACTTAAATCGTCTTAAACGCAACGCATTTAACACTACAGATACAGAACTGAATGCCATTGCTGCTCCAGCAATCATTGGGTCTAATAATGGACCATCAAATAAAGCATAAATCACACCCGCAGCTACTGGAATACATACAACATTATATAAGAATGCCCAAAATAGGTTCTCTTTAATGTTTCGTAAGGTTTTCTTACTGAGTTTAATTGCACCCGATACACCATGTAAATCATCGCGCATTAAGACAATGTTTGAGGATTCTACTGCAACATCCGTTCCGGTTCCAATTGCAACACCAATGTCTGCTTGAACTAAAGCGACTGCATCATTGATTCCATCCCCTACCATCATTACCGTTTTATTGCCTTCTTGGAGTTTTTTTATGTGTTCTGATTTTTCTTCAGGCAAGACTTGTGCTATCACATGACTTAGACCCAGTTGTTTTGATATAGCTTGTGCTGATTTAGGATGATCGCCTGTAAGCATGACAACATCGATGTTCATATCTTTAAGTTCTTGAATCACATCCACAGCTTCTTCTTTGATTGAGTCTGAAACGCCTATAAGGCCTAATAAGGTTCCATCATAAGCAACATACATTGCGGTTTTCCCTTCACTTGAAATGGCATTTGCGCGTTCTTCATCATAAGCTACTTGGGCGAAGTCCATCAGTTTTGCATTTCCAATATATGCGTTTTTACCCTTTATTTTTGCACTCAATCCCATACCATGATGTTCAAAGTATTGGTCGGTTGGCAATAATTGAATGTCATCCGATGTTGTTTTATCAATGATTGCTTTGCCTAAAGGGTGTGTTGAATTTGATTCAAGCGATGCTGCAATTTGAAGCATCAGTGCTTTGTGGTCGGATTCAACATCACTGACACTTGGTTTTCCATGTGTGAGTGTTCCTGTTTTATCAAACACTACAACATTGGTTTTTGCGGCAAGCTCAAGACTTTCAGATGATTTAATAAAGACACCATGGCTTGCGCCAACTCCGGTTCCTACCATGATTGCTGTTGGGGTTGCCAAGCCAAGTGCACACGGACATGCAATGACAAGCACGGTTACAAAAATGGTAAGACTAAATTCAAGATCACCAGTGGTAATATACCATAGGATTCCAGCCACAGTCGCAATCACCATGACAACGGGCACAAAAACTCCAGCAATCATATCTGCGAATTGGGCGATGGGTGCTTTTTCTGTTTGGGCCTTTTCAACAAGACGAATAATTTGGGCTAATTTTGTGTCTTTGTTTGTGACACTTGCTTTAATTACAAGGCTTCCATTGACGTTTAAGGTTCCCATCGTGACATTACTGTCAATTTCTTTGTCGACTGGTAAGCTTTCACCTGTAAGCATGGATTCATCCACACTGGATCGCCCTTCAATCACAATTCCATCCATTGGAATGGATTCTCCAGGTTTAACACGCAGGATATCATTCACGCGAATCTCATCTGCATCAATCACTTTTTCTTCACCATCAACGATTAAGATCGCGGTTTTTGGTTTTAAGTTTAAGAGTGCTTTGATAGCTGAGGTGGTTTTTACTTTAGAAATATCTTCCATCAAACGACCAAGACCCACTAATGCAAGTACAACAGCTACTGTTTCATAGTAAAGGTGCATTGCAAAGTGTGTGTCTCCCATGAAAACACGTACTGAACCATATAGACTGTAGGTAAAGGCACTTAATGTCCCTACCGCAACCAATGAATCCATATTTGGTGCTCGATTCAAGAGCGCTTTAAAGCCCTTAATTAGTGTATGACGATAGATTCCCATCACAATAACTGCTACCACAAACTGAAAAATCACAAAAATGTATGGATGTTTCATGTGGTCTAAAAATGCTGGTATGGGTAGATTTGCAAATAACATCGGTCCCATTACAACATAAAGCATGATTGCGCCAAGAACAAGTGACACGATGACGCTGTTTCGATGTTTAATGATTTCCTTTGTCTTTTCATCTTTATCATCTTGAAAGATATCTTCTTTGTCCGATGGTGTATAGCCACTTCTTGTGATTGCATCATAGATTTCAAACTTACGAACTTTCTGTGGATCATAGTCAACATGTGCTGAGTTTGACAACAGGTTAACACTGATAGACTCAACACCTTCGAGTTTCTGAACTGCTTTTTCAACATGTGCCACACATGAAGCACAACTCATCCCTTCAACATTCAGGTCCAGTGATTCCACTTCCTGTGGACGTTTTACCTCATAACCACTTTTATGGACTGCTTTGATGATATCCTCAGTTTTATCATCACCTTCAAATTCAACATGTGCTTTATTTGTTAAGAGATTGACGGATACATTCTTAACACCAGGTACACCTTCAATCGCTTTTGTAACATGACTCACACACGAGGCACAACTCATGCCTTCTACATCATAATTTCTTTCACTCATACCTTCACCCTCTTATCCAATCATTTTATTAACTAACTTTAGAACCTCATCGATTTTTGCTTCACCTTGATCAGTTTCAAAGGCTTCTACGACACAATTTGTCATGTGTTGTTTCAACATTTTTTCGTTTGCTTTTTTAAGTAAAGCAATTGATGCAAGAATTTGATGCGATACATCCACACAGTATCGTTCTTCATCAAGCATTGAAATTGCTGCATTCAATTGCCCTTGAGCAGTCTTAAGATATTTCATTGCTTCTTTCTTTTCATTCATAAGAACCCTCCTCCCCCTATGTAGGGGGTGTATAGTCTTAGTATAAAGGATTGGATAAAAAAAGGCAACGCCTTTGCATCACCTATTCCTTCCACTTATACCCAACCCCACGCACTGTTACTAGGTTTTTTCGTCCTAATTTATCTCTTAGCCGTTTAATATGGACATCGACCGTACGTCCTTCATCCTTCTCTGAAATACTTGTATCGTTGAGTGCACGAATGATCTCATGGCGTGATAAAACACGGTTTTTGTTTCGTATAAAGAACTCTAGAAATTCAAATTCACGGATTGTAAGTGAAATCTCTTGTCCTTCTTTTGTGACAGTATGACTGTGAACATTAAGACAAACACCGTCCGATTCAATGTAACGGGTCCCTAAGTTACGGATTGTCATAGTACGTTTGATTTTTTCCCAATTCAGGGTTTCACTGCGGCTTAGGTCAACAATCGTATCAACTTTTGCAGTGAGTGCATTCATTTCTAGTGTGTCCTTGACCTGTGATGTACACAAAATGGTACAGATATACGGACGAACTGCTTTGATTGCGCCAAGCATTTGTACACCTTTCATAAACTCTAGGTCATCATAGGCAATGACTAAAGTTACTGAATGATTAATACAATATGCAATGGCATCGAGAGGGTCTTTTAGCCGATGGACATCATAGGATGTGTGCGATAATTTATGGTAAATGCGATTCATGCCTTCACAGGCACCGTATACGGTTAGTATCAACAGGGGTATCTCCTTTATGTTTAAATCTCGAGTCATTTTATGCATGGGTAATTCGTATGAGTCTATTCATAAATAAGCGAGCATTGATATATTTCCTTAATAAATTTTAAAAATATGTCAAATTTATTTTTAATAATTAATCAACCCTATAGATATTAGTGGGACTGTTAAGAGTACTACCTAGATCTTTATGTTCCCACAAAAAAACCAAAGGATTCAACAAGCAAGAAATCGAACCCTTTGGTTAATATTTTAAATAATTATGCGTTACTGATCGCAGCTTCAAGTGCAATCTTCATCATGTTAGTGAATGAATTTTGACGTTCTTCTGCAGTTGTCACTTCTTCAGTTACAAATGAATCTGAAATAGTTAAAAGACATGCTGCTTCTTTATTTAGATTTTTTGCATTCGCAAACAATGCAAAACTTTCCATTTCTACACAAAGAACACCGTGATTATCACGAAGATCTTCGTATGTTACCCCAGAATCGCGATAGAATACATCACTTGAATGTACCCGTCCTTCAATAACAGGAATATTGAGTGCTGTCGATGCTTCTAGAATGCGTTTGTTTAGTGATTCACTTGGTTCAAGTGTATCTTGTTGGTATCCAAATGCGACCTTCGCAAAGGATGACTCACTGAATGCACTGTTTGCAAGCACAACATCGTAAACATGTGCTTTGTCTGAGTATGACCCAGCAGATCCAATACGAATAATTGATTCAACATCGTATTGTGAATATAATTCATATGAATAAATTCCGATACTTGGTTGTCCCATTCCTGAACCCATTACTGTAATTGGGTGCCCTTTGTATGTTCCTGTAAAGGCGAACATATTACGAACATCATTCACTTGTTTTACATCTTCTAAAAATGTTTCTGCAATGAACTTTGCGCGAAGTGGATCTCCAGGCATTAATACTACTTTTGCAATTTGCCCTTTTTCTGCATTAATATGTGGTGTTGCCATGCTTATTCCTCCTTAAGCTACCCTTTAATTATAACCGATTTAACAATAAAATACATGTGATATATTTGTGAGTCTTTAATCGAGTCGTAAGCATGTCCTAACAAAAGCATCAATGATTCCCATTCAAACAATCAATCTTTTTTTGATAACCGTCTTTCTAATACTATGCAAAGCAGTCCCATGGAAATGATCAACAGATTAAAAGAATGGGTTTCAATGCCTGTATTTGGCAATCGATTCTCTTGGTTGTTTGTATCATCGGGTTTGACTCCACCTTGAATAGAATCTGTGTCATTAGGATCTTGCGGTAGTGGTTTACCTGTGTTAGGAAGTGATGGTTTTTGTGGTTTTTCTTCAGGATCTTGTGGCAATTGTTCTTCAGGTTGGTTGGTTTCAACTAGAACGTTAATGAGATCGTATCCATCTTGGATAAGTTCGTAGAATTCTACAGAAATTTCCTCTATTGTGTAGACTATTTCTGAACCATTCATATATTGAGGAAGTCCAGAGTAAATAAAGGTCCAGACATCCCCGTTGATGATCCATACTGGATTAATATCCATAACTTCAACATCATTAGCAAAGAGTTTTAATGTAATTGAATCAGGACGTAACCCCTGTTTATCACTGTTATCCACCCATGTCTTGGTTCCAGTTATACTTGTGAAGGATTGTCTTCGAACATTGCGGAAATTATATCCGTCTTGAATCGATTCATAGCCCTCAACACCCACTTCTTCTACAGTGTAATCAATTGCTTGTCCTTTCGCATAGAATGGTAAATTTGTATATTCATAAGTCCAGACATCCCCGTCTTTTGAAGTCCAAGTAGGTTGGTAGTTTGTTTCCACACCATTTGCTATAAGTATAAGCTTGATGCTATCAGGTCTAAACCCTTCTACATTATGATCATCCACCCATGTCTTGGTTCCTTCGATGGTCATATAGGATGGTTCGCGGGTATTCGTGAAATCATAACCATCCTTTGTTGTGGTATAGCCATCAACTGCTACTTCTTCTACAGTGTAATCAATTGCTTGTCCTTTCGCATAGAATGGTAAATTTGTATATTCATAAGTCCAGACATCCCCATCTTTTGAAGTCCATGTTGGTTGATAGTCTGTTTCTTCGCCATTTGCTTTGAGAATGATTTCGATGGAATCAGGTCTTGCTCCTTCACTGTTGTGGTTGTCAATCCATGTTTTGGTTCCTGAAATTGACAAGTAGGTAGGGATTCGAGTGTTGATTAGATTAAAATCTTCCTGTGTAAAGTCATATCCACTGACCCATTTCTCTGTGACTGTATATTTTATTTCTTGTCCATTAGCATATTGTGGTAAGTTTGTATATTCATAAGTCCAGACATCTCCTTCTTTTGATGTCCATGTTGGTTGGTAGTCCGTTTCGTCACCATTTGCTTTGAGTACAAGTTCAATGCTATCTGGTCTAAACCCTTCAGAGTTGTGATTATCAACCCAGGTTTTGGTCCCTTCGATGGTTATATAGGATGGTTCATGGGTATTCGTGAAATAAAAACCATCCTGTGTTGTGGTATAACCTTCGACAGGTACTTCTTCTACAGTATAGTTGATTGCTTTTCCACCTTCCACAAATGGCAAGTCTGAGTACATGTAGGCCCATGTATTTGTATCAGTATTAAACCAGATTGGTTCAACACCTTCTACAATTTCGCCATTTGCTCTGAGGATGAGTTGAATGGAGTCTGGTCTTAATCCTTCACTATTGTTGTTGTCAACCCATACCTTATGACCTGCTATCGTCATCTTAGATTGACTGTTTTCAAAGGTTCCAAGGAAAAGGATTTCATCATCATCTGATGTTTCACCTAGTGTGAAGTATCTAAGATTGTTGCTGGTTAGATAGCCAAAAGGTGCTCTTTTTTCTTTAAGATAATAGGTTTGTGCTTCTAGTTTTGAGATTGTAAGCATTCCTTTTTCATTTGTGATGAGAGGGTCTGTTCCTTCTGGGTCAACTTGATATATTTCTTCATCTCTTATGACCACTTTTTTGAAGTTTGTTATTTGAACGGAGTTTGCATCACAAGGTTCTCCAGTACACATGAACAGTTCGAATTCTGCATTAGGGAGTGTTACGGTTTCATCATCTGCATCAACCTTTATCAATGATACAGTTCGAGGTGTATTTTCTACCATGATATGATTAATTATTTTGCTTGATGTAGTGAATGGCGTTATTGCTTTGGATCCTTCGACACGATAATAACCATCACTTTGTGTAACTTCAAGCAGATAGTAATTACCGGTGGGAAGTCCACTGAGAATTAAGGTTCCATTTCCACCAGTTTCTACTTGTTTGAATGATCCGCTATTTGAATAGACGTATTTATTACCATCTTTATTGAAGTTCATTTGGACGTTGTCTGAGGTTCTATACACTTCAAAGACTGTATTAGAAATCAGTCCTTCATACGATTCGACACCTTCAGTGTAGGTGTTCTCATACAATGAATCCGATTTATATACCACAACATCTCCTTTAGTCGCAGTAAGTTTTATGCTGTCATTCCAGAAGTTATCTTGCTTCTTTTCGTAAGTGAATTTTTCACATCCGGTCTCAATATTTACCCGATTGGTTACATAGGGTTCATTGATGGTTTCAAGGTCTTGGTATTTAATCCCTGTAGTTACGGTAAGTTGAAGATCATAGAGATAGGGCCCAATGTATTTGCCTTCACCATCTGTTTGAGCGTAATAATCTATCGATTTTCGATACACTTCCGACATGTTTTCCCAGGTTTCAAGGGTATAGCTGTCGTTGTATTTCCCTACAATGATATCACTGTTTTGTTTGCCTTCTTGGTGCGCAGTTTCGATGATCTCATTGACATAATCATAGGATTGAATCATTTGATCGACAATTTCTTTATAATAAGAATAGTTAACATCCGTATAACGGAGTCCTGTTGAACCAATTGCACCCAGGTTCATCACTAGGCGTTCACGTGTTCGTGATGGATTTTCTGGATCTGCTTCAAGGACGATTGCATACGATCGGGGGGTGTTTTTAACTGCTTCAAGAACTGTATCATTACTCTTCTCTGAAGATGATAGATTTGTAAGAAGATCATATAACCGCGTTTGTTTGGAATAAGGGTAACGGATTGCAGTTGTCCCATTAAAATCATCGGAATACAGGTAGATTGGGGTTTCTAAGTTAATAATTTTTGCGTTAGCTGACGTTGTGAAAGAAAGATTTGAATCTAAGATTTCTTCGATAATCAAATCATCATATTTACTGTTTTCATAATTATCTTCAAAGTCAGTGAATTGATTTGAAAGGTAATTATTAATGGTGATTTTCCATGTTATGGTGTTTTGATTTTGACTGTATGAATTCAGTGTCTTCCCCATTTTCACAACTTGACTTGGTTTGATGACTGAGATTGATGTTTCGGCAGTTGAGGGTTGTGTGACGTTTACTTTCGCAATCAGCTCATCATTATAGTAAAACTCTGAATGCTCTCCCACTTTATTCCCAGAAAAGTTAGCACTTCCGTATAGTGTACCTGAGATATCTACTTTATTTTCAATCCCTTCAGTAAAGACAATCCGATAGGATAGTTTTGTATG
This DNA window, taken from Erysipelothrix larvae, encodes the following:
- a CDS encoding cysteine peptidase family C39 domain-containing protein, coding for MKTDAHKTSVKGLVEGLEKLNMNVRAVRVDIKDITSDLTYPAIAGINSNKYGTIT
- a CDS encoding heavy-metal-associated domain-containing protein, with the protein product MKKHILFVPDMKCQNCVKHISEELDNTRVDYEISLENKTVSVSGDNDAIHAAKNAIRNAGYTIQ
- a CDS encoding heavy metal translocating P-type ATPase, with the protein product MSERNYDVEGMSCASCVSHVTKAIEGVPGVKNVSVNLLTNKAHVEFEGDDKTEDIIKAVHKSGYEVKRPQEVESLDLNVEGMSCASCVAHVEKAVQKLEGVESISVNLLSNSAHVDYDPQKVRKFEIYDAITRSGYTPSDKEDIFQDDKDEKTKEIIKHRNSVIVSLVLGAIMLYVVMGPMLFANLPIPAFLDHMKHPYIFVIFQFVVAVIVMGIYRHTLIKGFKALLNRAPNMDSLVAVGTLSAFTYSLYGSVRVFMGDTHFAMHLYYETVAVVLALVGLGRLMEDISKVKTTSAIKALLNLKPKTAILIVDGEEKVIDADEIRVNDILRVKPGESIPMDGIVIEGRSSVDESMLTGESLPVDKEIDSNVTMGTLNVNGSLVIKASVTNKDTKLAQIIRLVEKAQTEKAPIAQFADMIAGVFVPVVMVIATVAGILWYITTGDLEFSLTIFVTVLVIACPCALGLATPTAIMVGTGVGASHGVFIKSSESLELAAKTNVVVFDKTGTLTHGKPSVSDVESDHKALMLQIAASLESNSTHPLGKAIIDKTTSDDIQLLPTDQYFEHHGMGLSAKIKGKNAYIGNAKLMDFAQVAYDEERANAISSEGKTAMYVAYDGTLLGLIGVSDSIKEEAVDVIQELKDMNIDVVMLTGDHPKSAQAISKQLGLSHVIAQVLPEEKSEHIKKLQEGNKTVMMVGDGINDAVALVQADIGVAIGTGTDVAVESSNIVLMRDDLHGVSGAIKLSKKTLRNIKENLFWAFLYNVVCIPVAAGVIYALFDGPLLDPMIAGAAMAFSSVSVVLNALRLRRFKFKMK
- a CDS encoding metal-sensing transcriptional repressor, whose protein sequence is MNEKKEAMKYLKTAQGQLNAAISMLDEERYCVDVSHQILASIALLKKANEKMLKQHMTNCVVEAFETDQGEAKIDEVLKLVNKMIG
- a CDS encoding winged helix-turn-helix transcriptional regulator encodes the protein MILTVYGACEGMNRIYHKLSHTSYDVHRLKDPLDAIAYCINHSVTLVIAYDDLEFMKGVQMLGAIKAVRPYICTILCTSQVKDTLEMNALTAKVDTIVDLSRSETLNWEKIKRTMTIRNLGTRYIESDGVCLNVHSHTVTKEGQEISLTIREFEFLEFFIRNKNRVLSRHEIIRALNDTSISEKDEGRTVDVHIKRLRDKLGRKNLVTVRGVGYKWKE
- the deoD gene encoding purine-nucleoside phosphorylase, which translates into the protein MATPHINAEKGQIAKVVLMPGDPLRAKFIAETFLEDVKQVNDVRNMFAFTGTYKGHPITVMGSGMGQPSIGIYSYELYSQYDVESIIRIGSAGSYSDKAHVYDVVLANSAFSESSFAKVAFGYQQDTLEPSESLNKRILEASTALNIPVIEGRVHSSDVFYRDSGVTYEDLRDNHGVLCVEMESFALFANAKNLNKEAACLLTISDSFVTEEVTTAEERQNSFTNMMKIALEAAISNA
- a CDS encoding Cna B-type domain-containing protein, which gives rise to MLKKSILILTCIFTLIVGNLVIQADTNNDTQTGNNVTEDFQIDSMNITIAGKTVYDESGKTGPSEIDYTGTSQTLSINLAWSVIDQNKDTFHQGDYIEFDLLIAVGNDTTTFTNLSHERTLTFDNSVIGKATLIVTPIDDTHTKLSYRIVFTEGIENKVDISGTLYGSANFSGNKVGEHSEFYYNDELIAKVNVTQPSTAETSISVIKPSQVVKMGKTLNSYSQNQNTITWKITINNYLSNQFTDFEDNYENSKYDDLIIEEILDSNLSFTTSANAKIINLETPIYLYSDDFNGTTAIRYPYSKQTRLYDLLTNLSSSEKSNDTVLEAVKNTPRSYAIVLEADPENPSRTRERLVMNLGAIGSTGLRYTDVNYSYYKEIVDQMIQSYDYVNEIIETAHQEGKQNSDIIVGKYNDSYTLETWENMSEVYRKSIDYYAQTDGEGKYIGPYLYDLQLTVTTGIKYQDLETINEPYVTNRVNIETGCEKFTYEKKQDNFWNDSIKLTATKGDVVVYKSDSLYENTYTEGVESYEGLISNTVFEVYRTSDNVQMNFNKDGNKYVYSNSGSFKQVETGGNGTLILSGLPTGNYYLLEVTQSDGYYRVEGSKAITPFTTSSKIINHIMVENTPRTVSLIKVDADDETVTLPNAEFELFMCTGEPCDANSVQITNFKKVVIRDEEIYQVDPEGTDPLITNEKGMLTISKLEAQTYYLKEKRAPFGYLTSNNLRYFTLGETSDDDEILFLGTFENSQSKMTIAGHKVWVDNNNSEGLRPDSIQLILRANGEIVEGVEPIWFNTDTNTWAYMYSDLPFVEGGKAINYTVEEVPVEGYTTTQDGFYFTNTHEPSYITIEGTKTWVDNHNSEGFRPDSIELVLKANGDETDYQPTWTSKEGDVWTYEYTNLPQYANGQEIKYTVTEKWVSGYDFTQEDFNLINTRIPTYLSISGTKTWIDNHNSEGARPDSIEIILKANGEETDYQPTWTSKDGDVWTYEYTNLPFYAKGQAIDYTVEEVAVDGYTTTKDGYDFTNTREPSYMTIEGTKTWVDDHNVEGFRPDSIKLILIANGVETNYQPTWTSKDGDVWTYEYTNLPFYAKGQAIDYTVEEVGVEGYESIQDGYNFRNVRRQSFTSITGTKTWVDNSDKQGLRPDSITLKLFANDVEVMDINPVWIINGDVWTFIYSGLPQYMNGSEIVYTIEEISVEFYELIQDGYDLINVLVETNQPEEQLPQDPEEKPQKPSLPNTGKPLPQDPNDTDSIQGGVKPDDTNNQENRLPNTGIETHSFNLLIISMGLLCIVLERRLSKKD